In a single window of the Streptomyces sp. NBC_00285 genome:
- a CDS encoding glycoside hydrolase family 35 protein, translating into MELSRRTFSALAGTTALGFALSGSGGETTRAYASHSVPTGPAPGAPAADRLRHKVGFDEYSLLVDGRRLVLWSGEMHPFRLPSPSLWRDVLEKMRAHGFNAVSVYVAWNYHSAGPGQYDFTGVRDLDLFLRTATETGLYVILRPGPYINAEVDGGGFPGWLTATAGRARTSDPTYLSYVDEWLGEVNAIASRHLFTKGTGTVLLYQIENEYDAFVDEPLGRDYMSHLYKKVRADGIDVPLFHNDKGRNGYWTPGTFNTEGQEHGWLYGFDGYPNPAEVPPDWGYFGEGGLKGGATASPRTPGFVPEFGGGWFDPWGGATFDGKGYAEARRTRDAAYERRFQLTNLANGITVHNVYMTFGGTSWGWLPAPAVYTSYDYGAAIDEARRQTPKLAPTHELGHLLRTVPDFAKLDRADAVRAADERLKVYHLTNPDTGSHVYVVRNDTDAPITTTIPDAGIDVAFTVAAHDARLLTANLQLGVRTLRFATAQPMMYLKVGRMDVAVFTAPYGEMAQVLVECPEEPLVYRGDAEPAWNYDLGVLRVTAPIGVGGLTRVRVEGGGSETPLLLVFADDATALRLFPLDTPTGPVLVYGPSLVRGATLDGMTAHLTGDTVEATGMEVWGPRGMGRITWNGRPLRTSITPMGSLRADMPPTPGQLPVPAVGEVRLPALSGWRRRVENFEAAPDYDDSGWTTADRASSYSVTPVPNDGPVLFADDYGFHYGDVWYRGRLTGADDLESVSLAYSTGTQGLLMAWLDGRPLGTHRMPVPDNSTAGKGSWAAKATFDVPPAAGESPRVLSVLVRRMAHDMDGRSADSHKVARGLTEVTFKGGAPKASWRIQGESTPDPVRGPLNNGGLYGERKGWHLPGFAEDGWEATELPRTDRRQGVTWYRTTFRLAVDAGIDASIGLTLDDDPKRAYRVQIFLNGWNMGQYVNDVGPQHTFVLPNGILRTRGTNTLALAVLSDGTTESGPKDVRLKAMGASAGGVPVTPVDSPGRRP; encoded by the coding sequence TTGGAGCTGAGCAGACGTACATTCAGCGCCCTCGCCGGCACCACGGCGCTCGGCTTCGCGCTGAGCGGCAGCGGTGGCGAGACCACCCGGGCGTATGCCTCCCACAGCGTGCCCACCGGGCCCGCGCCGGGCGCGCCCGCCGCCGACCGGCTGCGGCACAAGGTCGGCTTCGACGAGTACTCGCTGCTGGTCGACGGCCGGCGCCTGGTGCTGTGGTCGGGTGAGATGCACCCCTTCCGGCTGCCCAGCCCGTCGCTGTGGCGGGACGTCCTGGAGAAGATGCGCGCCCACGGCTTCAACGCCGTGAGCGTGTACGTCGCCTGGAACTACCACTCCGCAGGCCCCGGCCAGTACGACTTCACGGGCGTCCGCGACCTCGACCTGTTCCTGCGCACGGCCACCGAGACCGGCCTGTACGTGATCCTGCGCCCGGGCCCCTACATCAACGCGGAGGTCGACGGCGGCGGCTTCCCGGGCTGGCTGACGGCCACCGCGGGCCGGGCCCGCACCTCCGACCCGACCTATCTGTCGTACGTCGACGAGTGGCTGGGCGAGGTCAACGCCATCGCGTCCCGGCACCTGTTCACCAAGGGCACGGGCACGGTCCTGCTCTACCAGATCGAGAACGAGTACGACGCCTTCGTCGACGAGCCCCTCGGCCGTGACTACATGTCCCACCTGTACAAGAAGGTGCGCGCCGACGGGATCGACGTACCGCTGTTCCACAACGACAAGGGCAGGAACGGCTACTGGACGCCCGGCACCTTCAACACCGAGGGCCAGGAGCACGGTTGGCTGTACGGCTTCGACGGCTATCCGAACCCGGCCGAAGTGCCGCCGGACTGGGGGTACTTCGGCGAGGGCGGGCTCAAGGGCGGGGCCACGGCCAGCCCCAGGACGCCCGGGTTCGTCCCGGAGTTCGGCGGCGGCTGGTTCGACCCGTGGGGCGGGGCCACCTTCGACGGCAAGGGATACGCCGAGGCGCGGCGGACCCGGGACGCGGCCTACGAGCGGCGCTTCCAGCTCACCAACCTCGCCAACGGCATCACCGTGCACAACGTCTACATGACCTTCGGCGGCACCTCGTGGGGCTGGCTGCCCGCACCGGCCGTCTACACGTCGTACGACTACGGGGCGGCCATCGACGAGGCGCGCAGGCAGACCCCGAAGCTCGCCCCGACCCATGAGCTCGGCCATCTGCTGCGGACCGTGCCGGACTTCGCCAAGCTCGACCGGGCGGACGCGGTCCGGGCCGCGGACGAGCGGCTGAAGGTGTACCACCTGACCAACCCGGACACCGGCTCCCATGTGTACGTCGTGCGCAACGACACCGACGCGCCGATCACGACCACCATCCCGGACGCCGGGATCGACGTGGCGTTCACCGTCGCCGCCCATGACGCCCGACTGCTCACCGCCAACCTGCAGTTGGGCGTGCGCACGCTCAGGTTCGCCACCGCGCAGCCCATGATGTATCTCAAGGTCGGGCGGATGGACGTCGCCGTGTTCACGGCCCCGTACGGCGAGATGGCGCAGGTCCTGGTGGAGTGCCCGGAGGAGCCGCTGGTCTACCGGGGCGACGCGGAACCCGCGTGGAACTACGACCTCGGCGTCCTGCGGGTCACCGCGCCGATCGGCGTCGGCGGACTGACCCGGGTGCGCGTCGAGGGCGGCGGCAGCGAGACCCCTCTGCTGCTGGTCTTCGCCGACGACGCGACCGCGCTCAGGCTGTTCCCGCTGGACACCCCGACCGGGCCGGTGCTGGTGTACGGCCCCTCGCTGGTGCGCGGGGCCACCCTGGACGGCATGACCGCCCATCTGACCGGCGACACCGTCGAGGCGACGGGCATGGAGGTGTGGGGGCCGCGCGGCATGGGGCGGATCACCTGGAACGGGCGCCCGCTGCGCACCTCCATCACCCCCATGGGCAGCCTGCGGGCCGACATGCCGCCCACGCCGGGGCAGCTCCCGGTGCCCGCCGTGGGCGAGGTGCGGCTGCCCGCGCTGAGCGGCTGGCGGCGCCGTGTCGAGAACTTCGAGGCCGCCCCGGACTACGACGACTCCGGCTGGACGACGGCCGACCGCGCGAGCTCGTACAGCGTCACCCCGGTCCCGAACGACGGTCCTGTCCTCTTCGCCGACGACTACGGCTTCCACTACGGGGACGTCTGGTACCGGGGGCGATTGACGGGCGCGGACGACCTGGAGTCGGTGTCCCTGGCGTACAGCACGGGCACGCAGGGGCTGCTGATGGCGTGGCTCGACGGCAGGCCTCTGGGCACGCACCGGATGCCGGTGCCGGACAACAGCACGGCGGGGAAGGGGAGTTGGGCGGCGAAGGCGACGTTCGACGTGCCGCCGGCTGCCGGGGAGTCCCCCCGGGTGCTGTCCGTCCTCGTACGGCGGATGGCGCACGACATGGACGGCAGGTCCGCCGACTCCCACAAGGTGGCCCGGGGGTTGACGGAGGTCACCTTCAAGGGCGGTGCGCCGAAAGCGAGTTGGCGCATCCAGGGCGAGTCGACACCCGACCCGGTGCGCGGGCCGCTCAACAACGGCGGGCTGTACGGGGAGCGCAAGGGCTGGCACCTGCCGGGCTTCGCCGAGGACGGCTGGGAGGCCACGGAGCTGCCCCGCACCGACCGGCGCCAGGGGGTCACCTGGTACCGGACGACGTTCCGGCTCGCCGTCGACGCCGGCATCGACGCCTCGATCGGCCTCACCCTCGACGACGACCCGAAGCGCGCCTACCGCGTCCAGATCTTCCTCAACGGCTGGAACATGGGCCAGTACGTCAACGACGTGGGCCCGCAGCACACCTTCGTCCTGCCGAACGGCATCCTGCGCACGCGCGGCACCAACACCCTGGCCCTGGCGGTGCTGTCCGACGGGACGACGGAGTCAGGGCCGAAGGACGTACGGCTGAAGGCGATGGGGGCCTCGGCCGGAGGAGTGCCGGTGACACCGGTGGACTCCCCCGGCCGCAGGCCCTAA